One part of the Prionailurus bengalensis isolate Pbe53 chromosome B2, Fcat_Pben_1.1_paternal_pri, whole genome shotgun sequence genome encodes these proteins:
- the LOC122489367 gene encoding DLA class II histocompatibility antigen, DR-1 beta chain-like, whose product MVCLCFKGGSWMTALMLILMMLSPPLAWARDTSPHFLFLGKAECHYPNGTERVRLLDRYFYNGEEYVRFDSEVGEFRAVSELGRPDAKYWNGQKDFMEQKRAEVDTVCRHNYGVGESFTVQRRVEPTVTVFPSKTQPLQHHNLLVCSVNGFYPGHIEVKWFRNGQEEETGVVSTGLIRNGDWTFQTLVMLETVPQSGEVYTCHVEHPSRTSPLTVEWRAQSESAQSKMLSGIGGFVLGLLFLVVGLFIYFRNQKGHSGLQPTGLLS is encoded by the exons ATGGTGTGCCTGTGTTTCAAGGGAGGCTCCTGGATGACAGCTCTGATGTTGATATTGATGATGCTGAGCCCTCCCCTGGCTTGGGCCAGGGACACCTCAC CACATTTCTTGTTCCTGGGGAAGGCCGAGTGTCATTATCCCAACGGGACGGAGCGGGTGCGACTCCTGGACAGATACTTCTATAACGGGGAGGAGTATGTGCGCTTCGACAGCGAAGTGGGGGAGTTCCGGGCGGTATCAGAGCTGGGGCGGCCAGACGCCAAGTACTGGAATGGGCAGAAGGACTTCATGGAGCAGAAGCGCGCCGAGGTGGACACGGTGTGCAGACACAACTACGGTGTTGGTGAGAGCTTCACGGTGCAGCGGCGag TTGAGCCGACAGTGACCGTGTTCCCCTCGAAGACGCAGCCCCTGCAGCACCACAACCTCCTGGTCTGCTCCGTGAATGGTTTCTATCCAGGCCACATTGAGGTCAAGTGGTTCCGGAATGGCCAGGAGGAGGAGACTGGGGTCGTGTCCACAGGCCTGATCCGTAATGGAGACTGGACCTTCCAGACCCTGGTGATGCTGGAAACAGTTCCTCAGAGTGGAGAGGTCTACACCTGCCACGTGGAACATCCAAGTCGCACGAGCCCTCTCACCGTGGAGTGGA GGGCTCAGTCTGAATCTGCACAGAGCAAGATGCTGAGTGGAATCGGGGGCTTTGTTCTGGGTCTGCTCTTCCTGGTGGTGGGGCTGTTCATCTACTTCCGGAATCAGAAAG gaCACTCTGGACTTCAGCCAACAG GACTCCTGAGCTGA